One segment of Niveibacterium microcysteis DNA contains the following:
- a CDS encoding helix-hairpin-helix domain-containing protein: MPRAPAALPRDVAAELLRIPGIGPAMAGDLYALGIRRVADLVEADPQVLYERLCRLSGARQDPCVLYTFRCAAYFARHTAHDPELLKWWNWKDRT, from the coding sequence ATGCCCCGCGCGCCGGCTGCGCTGCCACGGGATGTTGCGGCCGAGTTGCTGCGCATCCCGGGCATCGGGCCGGCGATGGCGGGCGATCTGTACGCGCTCGGCATCCGGCGGGTAGCGGATCTTGTCGAGGCGGATCCACAGGTGCTCTATGAGCGCCTGTGCCGTCTCTCGGGTGCGCGGCAAGACCCCTGCGTGCTCTACACCTTCCGTTGTGCCGCGTATTTCGCGCGGCACACGGCACACGACCCTGAACTGCTCAAGTGGTGGAACTGGAAGGACCGAACATGA
- the rpsA gene encoding 30S ribosomal protein S1 has product MSTSIPAPESFEALFEESLNRQEMRAGEVITAEVVRVDHNFVVVNANLKSESYIPLDEFRNDRGELEVAAGDYVQVAIEALEDGFGESRLSRDKAKRIAAWNHLEAALNDGDLVKGVVTGKVKGGLTVMTNGIRAFLPGSLVDMRPVKDTTPFEGKEFEFKVIKLDRKRNNVVVSRRAVLEASMGEEREKLLSSLQEGTVVKGIVKNITDYGAFVDLGGIDGLLHITDLAWRRVRHPTEVVQVGDEVTAKVLKFDAEKNRVSLGLKQLGEDPWVGIARRYPSGTRLFGKVTNITDYGAFVEVEQGIEGLVHVSEMDWTNKNIHPTKVVQLGDEVEVMILEIDEDRRRISLGMKQCKANPWDDFAQTFKKGDRVKGAIKSITDFGVFIGLTGAIDGLVHLSDLSWSLPGEEAIRNFKKGDEVEAVVLSIDVEKERISLGIKQMDGDPFTNFIATHDKNSVVHGSVKSVDARGAVIALNDDVEGYLRASEFARERVEDLSQLLKVGDAVEAMIVNVDRKTRSINLSVKAKDQAEQNEAMQKFSNDSSAASGTTNLGALLKAKLNNPQQ; this is encoded by the coding sequence ATGTCTACTTCTATTCCCGCTCCGGAAAGCTTCGAGGCCCTCTTTGAAGAGAGCCTGAATCGCCAGGAAATGCGTGCCGGTGAAGTCATCACCGCTGAGGTCGTGCGCGTCGATCACAACTTCGTCGTTGTGAACGCCAACCTCAAGTCCGAGAGCTACATTCCGCTCGACGAGTTCCGCAATGACCGTGGTGAGCTCGAAGTTGCCGCGGGCGACTACGTCCAGGTCGCCATCGAAGCCCTCGAAGATGGTTTCGGTGAATCCCGTCTGTCGCGTGACAAGGCCAAGCGCATCGCCGCCTGGAACCACCTTGAAGCCGCACTGAACGACGGTGATCTGGTCAAGGGCGTCGTGACTGGCAAGGTCAAGGGCGGTCTGACCGTCATGACCAATGGCATCCGTGCATTCCTGCCGGGTTCGCTGGTCGATATGCGTCCGGTCAAGGACACGACCCCGTTCGAAGGCAAGGAATTCGAATTCAAGGTCATCAAGCTCGATCGCAAGCGCAACAACGTCGTTGTGTCGCGCCGCGCCGTGCTCGAGGCCTCCATGGGCGAAGAGCGCGAGAAGCTGCTCTCGTCGCTGCAGGAAGGTACTGTCGTCAAGGGTATCGTCAAGAACATCACCGACTACGGTGCGTTCGTTGACCTCGGCGGCATCGACGGCCTGCTGCACATCACCGACCTGGCCTGGCGCCGTGTCCGCCACCCGACGGAAGTCGTGCAGGTTGGCGACGAAGTCACCGCGAAGGTCCTCAAGTTCGACGCCGAAAAGAACCGCGTCTCGCTGGGCCTCAAGCAGCTGGGCGAAGATCCGTGGGTGGGCATCGCTCGCCGTTACCCGTCGGGCACCCGCCTGTTCGGCAAGGTCACCAACATCACCGACTACGGCGCGTTTGTCGAAGTCGAGCAGGGTATCGAGGGCTTGGTCCACGTGTCCGAAATGGACTGGACCAACAAGAACATTCACCCGACCAAGGTTGTCCAGCTGGGCGACGAAGTCGAAGTGATGATCCTCGAAATCGACGAAGACCGTCGTCGTATCTCGCTGGGCATGAAGCAGTGCAAGGCCAATCCGTGGGATGACTTTGCTCAGACCTTCAAGAAGGGCGACCGCGTCAAGGGCGCCATCAAGTCGATCACCGACTTCGGCGTGTTCATCGGCCTGACCGGTGCGATCGACGGCCTGGTCCACCTGTCCGACCTCTCCTGGTCGCTGCCGGGTGAAGAAGCGATCCGCAACTTCAAGAAGGGTGACGAAGTCGAGGCCGTCGTGCTGTCGATCGACGTCGAGAAGGAGCGCATCTCGCTGGGCATCAAGCAGATGGATGGGGACCCCTTCACCAACTTCATCGCCACGCACGACAAGAACAGCGTCGTCCATGGTTCGGTGAAGTCGGTTGACGCTCGCGGCGCCGTGATCGCGCTGAACGATGACGTCGAAGGCTACCTGCGCGCGTCCGAGTTCGCCCGTGAGCGCGTTGAAGACCTGTCGCAGCTGCTGAAGGTCGGTGACGCTGTCGAGGCGATGATCGTGAACGTGGATCGCAAGACCCGTTCGATCAACCTGTCGGTCAAGGCCAAGGATCAGGCTGAGCAGAACGAAGCGATGCAGAAGTTCTCGAACGACAGTTCGGCTGCCAGCGGCACCACCAACCTTGGTGCGCTGCTCAAGGCCAAGCTCAACAACCCGCAGCAGTAA
- a CDS encoding integration host factor subunit beta, with the protein MTKSELIARLAERFPQLGVKDADYAVKVILDAMTLALSRADRIEIRGFGSFALNYRPPRMGRNPKSGEKVQVPQKYVPHFKAGKELRERVDAQ; encoded by the coding sequence ATGACGAAGTCGGAGTTGATTGCCAGGCTCGCGGAGCGTTTTCCGCAGCTTGGTGTGAAGGATGCCGACTACGCCGTGAAAGTGATTCTCGATGCGATGACGCTCGCGTTGTCGCGTGCGGACCGCATCGAGATCCGGGGTTTCGGCAGTTTTGCGTTGAATTACCGTCCGCCGCGTATGGGGCGCAATCCCAAGTCGGGTGAGAAGGTGCAGGTACCGCAAAAGTACGTGCCACACTTCAAGGCCGGCAAGGAACTGCGTGAGCGTGTAGACGCGCAGTAA
- a CDS encoding LapA family protein, which translates to MAVAVPGRRRKPPFAFLASRAVLRDNCAMRLLLWLLRGLVFFLLLGFALKNDGIVTLRFFFETEWRLPLIAVILLTFVVGVLLGVTAAVLTLRNQRREIRRLRENASGASASVSAISVRDTPPADYLRSL; encoded by the coding sequence GTGGCGGTTGCAGTACCAGGAAGGCGGCGAAAGCCGCCTTTCGCTTTTTTGGCGAGTCGCGCCGTATTGCGGGATAATTGCGCGATGCGCTTACTGCTTTGGCTCCTGCGGGGATTGGTGTTCTTCCTTCTTCTTGGCTTCGCGCTCAAGAACGATGGGATTGTCACGCTCCGCTTCTTCTTTGAAACCGAATGGCGATTGCCGCTGATCGCGGTGATCCTGCTGACCTTTGTTGTTGGCGTCTTGCTTGGCGTGACAGCGGCTGTGCTGACGCTGCGCAATCAACGGCGCGAGATCCGTCGCCTGCGCGAGAACGCGTCTGGCGCTTCGGCATCGGTTTCAGCCATTTCCGTGCGGGACACCCCGCCCGCCGACTACCTGCGATCGCTCTGA
- the lapB gene encoding lipopolysaccharide assembly protein LapB produces MEFELWWLLAFPIFFALGWLAARIDIKHLVKESRALPRSYLTGLNFLLNEQPDKAIDAFLEAVKIDPQTVELHFALGSLFRRRGELDRAIRMHQTLVDRDDLSAEQRSNALSELGQDFLKAGLLDRAEAVFVKLRETGMREFALKQLLEIYQQEKDWAKAIEVARALPNADSALMLKEIANFHCELGANELARGQLDNAATELQRALDVNRQCVRANMLLGDVHLARDDAAAAIEAWQRVEQQNPVYLALVAERMMDAYRRLGRKDDGMQLVHSYLERYPSLDLLDAVFQWELERDGPDAAYKLVREELKRNPTVLGLDKLLEAALLNAQPEQRQDIEMVKGLIHGHTRRVARYCCDACGFKARQFYWRCPACGGWETYPPRRSEEFDLTP; encoded by the coding sequence ATGGAATTCGAACTCTGGTGGCTGCTGGCCTTTCCGATCTTTTTTGCGCTCGGTTGGCTTGCGGCCCGTATTGACATCAAACATCTGGTGAAAGAGTCGCGTGCGTTGCCGCGCTCCTATCTCACCGGCCTCAATTTCTTGCTTAACGAGCAGCCGGACAAGGCGATCGACGCCTTTCTGGAAGCGGTCAAGATCGACCCGCAGACGGTGGAGTTGCACTTTGCGCTCGGCAGCCTGTTCCGCCGTCGCGGTGAGCTTGACCGCGCGATCCGCATGCATCAGACGCTGGTCGATCGCGATGACTTGAGCGCGGAGCAGCGCTCCAACGCCTTGTCGGAACTGGGGCAGGATTTCCTTAAGGCGGGCTTGCTAGATCGCGCCGAAGCCGTATTCGTGAAGTTGCGCGAGACGGGCATGCGCGAGTTTGCGTTGAAGCAGTTGCTTGAGATCTATCAGCAGGAAAAAGACTGGGCCAAGGCGATCGAAGTGGCCCGCGCGTTGCCGAACGCTGATTCGGCGCTGATGCTCAAGGAGATTGCCAACTTCCATTGCGAACTGGGCGCCAACGAGCTCGCACGCGGGCAGCTTGATAACGCCGCAACCGAACTCCAGCGTGCGCTGGATGTGAATCGGCAGTGCGTGCGCGCCAACATGCTGCTTGGCGATGTGCATCTGGCGCGTGACGATGCGGCTGCGGCCATCGAGGCTTGGCAGCGTGTGGAGCAGCAGAATCCGGTTTATCTCGCGCTCGTAGCGGAACGTATGATGGATGCGTACCGTCGCCTGGGGCGCAAGGACGACGGCATGCAGCTGGTGCATTCGTACCTGGAGCGCTATCCGTCGCTCGATCTGCTTGACGCGGTCTTCCAGTGGGAGCTTGAGCGCGATGGCCCCGATGCGGCGTACAAGCTGGTACGTGAAGAGCTCAAGCGTAATCCGACGGTGCTGGGGCTCGACAAGTTGCTCGAGGCGGCACTGCTGAATGCTCAGCCGGAGCAGCGGCAGGATATCGAGATGGTGAAAGGCCTGATCCATGGCCACACCCGTCGTGTCGCCCGTTACTGCTGCGATGCCTGTGGTTTCAAGGCGCGTCAGTTCTACTGGCGCTGCCCCGCTTGCGGCGGATGGGAGACTTACCCGCCGCGGCGCAGTGAAGAATTCGACCTGACGCCTTGA
- a CDS encoding UDP-glucose dehydrogenase family protein, with protein sequence MKVTVVGTGYVGLVSGACLAEMGNDVLCLDVDPNKIRILKEGGIPIHEPGLDKVVERNVAAGRLHFTTDVEEAVRFGTLQFIAVGTPPDEDGSADLQYVLAAARNIGRLMTDYKVVIDKSTVPVGTADKVRAAIAEELEKRGVDIKYAVVSNPEFLKEGAAVEDFMKPDRIVVGADDEQAVYLMRALYAPFQRNHDKLVVMDVRSAELTKYAANAMLATRISFMNELALLAEKLGADIELVRQGIGSDPRIGYHFLYAGCGYGGSCFPKDVKALIKTASDAGQGLKVLQAVEDANDAQKLVLVEKIVNRFGADLSGKKFALWGLAFKPNTDDMREATSRVVIDELFKRGATVTAYDPVAINEARRIFGDEARLAYANSPMHALEGADALLIVTEWKEFRSPDFERIKSVLKSPVIVDGRNLYDPKLPRSFGLEYLPIGRA encoded by the coding sequence GTGAAAGTTACCGTTGTCGGCACTGGCTACGTGGGCTTGGTGTCGGGCGCCTGCCTGGCGGAAATGGGCAACGACGTGCTCTGCCTCGACGTCGATCCGAACAAGATTCGCATCCTTAAGGAAGGCGGCATTCCGATCCACGAACCGGGTCTCGACAAGGTCGTCGAGCGGAACGTGGCGGCGGGCCGGCTCCACTTTACGACTGACGTCGAAGAGGCGGTCCGCTTCGGCACGCTGCAGTTCATCGCGGTGGGTACCCCGCCCGACGAGGACGGTTCGGCGGATTTGCAGTACGTGTTGGCGGCCGCGCGGAACATTGGTCGTTTGATGACCGACTACAAGGTGGTCATCGACAAGAGCACGGTGCCGGTGGGGACCGCCGACAAGGTGCGCGCGGCAATTGCCGAAGAACTCGAAAAGCGCGGCGTGGACATCAAGTATGCGGTCGTGTCGAACCCGGAGTTCCTGAAAGAAGGCGCTGCGGTCGAAGACTTCATGAAGCCGGACCGTATCGTTGTGGGTGCTGACGACGAGCAGGCCGTCTATTTGATGCGTGCGCTCTATGCGCCCTTCCAGCGCAATCACGACAAGTTGGTTGTGATGGATGTGCGCTCGGCGGAGCTGACGAAGTACGCGGCCAATGCGATGCTCGCCACGCGCATTTCGTTCATGAATGAACTTGCGCTGCTTGCCGAGAAGCTCGGTGCGGACATCGAACTGGTACGCCAGGGCATCGGTTCGGACCCCCGCATTGGCTACCACTTCCTCTACGCGGGCTGCGGCTACGGCGGGTCCTGCTTCCCGAAGGACGTGAAGGCCCTGATCAAGACTGCGAGCGACGCCGGCCAAGGCCTCAAGGTGCTGCAGGCGGTCGAAGACGCCAACGACGCGCAGAAGCTTGTTCTCGTGGAAAAGATCGTCAATCGTTTTGGCGCCGATTTGAGCGGCAAGAAGTTCGCGCTGTGGGGCTTGGCATTCAAGCCCAATACCGACGACATGCGCGAAGCGACCAGCCGTGTGGTGATCGACGAGTTGTTCAAGCGTGGCGCGACCGTGACTGCGTACGATCCGGTCGCGATCAACGAGGCGCGGCGCATTTTTGGCGACGAGGCGCGTCTTGCCTACGCCAACTCGCCGATGCATGCCCTCGAAGGGGCCGATGCGTTGCTCATCGTCACTGAATGGAAAGAGTTCCGCAGCCCGGACTTCGAGCGCATCAAGAGCGTCTTGAAGAGTCCGGTGATCGTCGATGGGCGTAACCTTTACGATCCCAAGCTGCCGCGCAGCTTTGGCCTCGAATACCTGCCAATCGGGCGGGCCTGA
- the rfaE1 gene encoding D-glycero-beta-D-manno-heptose-7-phosphate kinase, protein MRNLPPLPDTSRARVLVVGDVMLDRYWFGDVSRISPEAPVPVVKVERSEERPGGAANVARNAAALAAHTVLLSVVGQDEPAQALGRLLESEGVVASLQTDPDLATTVKLRVIGRQQQLLRIDFETWPNHESLQATLAEFRARLPNVDVVVLSDYGKGGLTHVAEMIQLAREANKPVLVDPKGDDYSKYRGATLLTPNRSELRQVVGKWRDDADLAARAQKLRAELALDALLVTRSEEGMTLFRDEGALHEGTRAREVYDVSGAGDTVIATLAVMLAAGAPMADAMRWANHAAGIVVGKLGTATVTLDEIKIPD, encoded by the coding sequence ATGCGAAACCTGCCTCCGCTTCCTGATACGAGCCGTGCTCGCGTGCTGGTGGTCGGCGATGTGATGCTGGATCGCTACTGGTTTGGCGATGTAAGCCGAATCTCCCCTGAGGCGCCGGTGCCGGTGGTCAAGGTTGAACGCAGCGAGGAGCGACCTGGTGGCGCAGCCAACGTGGCGCGCAACGCTGCGGCGCTCGCGGCGCATACCGTGTTGCTATCGGTGGTGGGGCAGGATGAGCCAGCGCAAGCGCTTGGTCGTCTGCTCGAAAGCGAAGGCGTTGTGGCCTCGCTGCAAACCGACCCGGACTTGGCCACGACGGTGAAGTTGCGTGTCATTGGCCGTCAGCAGCAGTTGCTGCGCATCGACTTCGAAACATGGCCGAATCACGAATCCTTGCAGGCGACGCTTGCGGAATTTCGCGCGCGCTTGCCGAACGTCGACGTCGTGGTGCTGTCCGACTACGGCAAGGGCGGCCTGACGCACGTTGCCGAGATGATTCAGCTGGCACGAGAGGCCAACAAGCCTGTGCTGGTCGACCCGAAAGGGGATGACTATTCGAAGTATCGCGGCGCCACTTTGCTGACGCCTAACCGCTCCGAGCTGCGCCAGGTGGTAGGCAAGTGGCGCGATGACGCCGATCTCGCTGCGCGCGCGCAGAAGTTGCGCGCAGAGCTTGCCCTCGACGCGCTGCTTGTGACGCGCTCGGAGGAGGGTATGACGCTCTTCCGCGACGAAGGGGCGCTTCATGAAGGTACGCGCGCACGCGAGGTCTACGATGTATCCGGTGCAGGCGATACCGTGATCGCGACGCTGGCCGTCATGCTTGCCGCGGGGGCGCCGATGGCCGACGCGATGCGCTGGGCCAATCACGCCGCGGGCATTGTTGTCGGCAAGCTCGGCACGGCGACCGTGACGCTCGACGAAATCAAGATTCCAGACTGA
- the rfaD gene encoding ADP-glyceromanno-heptose 6-epimerase, with protein sequence MSRYYVVTGAAGFIGSNIVAGLNAKGIDNIIAVDNLSKGDKFKNLVGCEIADYLDKKVFLEMIEGGELDGSVEAILHQGACSDTMEQDGQYMMENNYRYSLELLRFCLEQEAQFLYASSASVYGGGSVFKEDRQYEAPLNVYAYSKYLFDQVVRRALTEGGSQIAGFRYFNVYGPNEQHKGRMASVSYHFFNQYREHGKVKLFEGQDGYGNGGQLRDFVFVEDVVNVNLYFLDSPALSGIYNLGTGRAQSFNDVAVATVNACRAAKGEAALSLAEMQAQGVIEYIPFPAALKGKYQSFTQADISLLRDAGYADAFHDVAQGVGKYVATLQQRAGV encoded by the coding sequence ATGTCGCGCTACTACGTCGTGACCGGCGCCGCCGGCTTCATCGGCTCCAACATCGTTGCCGGGCTCAACGCCAAGGGTATCGATAACATCATCGCGGTCGATAACCTCTCGAAGGGCGACAAGTTCAAGAACCTGGTCGGCTGCGAGATCGCCGACTACCTCGACAAGAAGGTCTTCCTCGAAATGATCGAGGGTGGCGAACTGGACGGTTCGGTCGAGGCTATCCTGCATCAAGGTGCCTGTTCCGACACGATGGAGCAGGACGGCCAGTACATGATGGAGAACAACTATCGGTACTCGCTTGAGCTGCTGCGTTTCTGCCTGGAGCAGGAGGCACAGTTTCTCTACGCCTCGTCCGCATCGGTGTATGGCGGTGGTTCCGTGTTCAAGGAAGACCGCCAGTACGAAGCGCCTTTGAACGTCTACGCCTATTCGAAGTACCTGTTCGATCAGGTGGTGCGGCGGGCGCTGACCGAAGGTGGCTCGCAAATCGCGGGCTTCCGCTATTTCAATGTCTACGGGCCGAATGAGCAGCACAAGGGGCGTATGGCCTCTGTGTCCTATCACTTCTTCAATCAGTACCGTGAGCATGGCAAGGTCAAGCTTTTTGAAGGTCAGGACGGCTACGGCAATGGCGGCCAGTTGCGCGATTTCGTGTTCGTTGAGGACGTTGTAAACGTCAATCTGTACTTCCTCGACAGCCCCGCGCTGTCCGGCATCTATAACCTTGGCACCGGCCGCGCGCAGAGCTTCAACGATGTTGCCGTCGCAACCGTGAATGCGTGCCGCGCGGCAAAGGGTGAGGCTGCGCTTTCGCTCGCCGAAATGCAGGCTCAGGGCGTGATTGAGTACATCCCGTTCCCCGCGGCGCTGAAGGGCAAATACCAGAGTTTTACTCAGGCCGACATCTCGTTGCTGCGTGATGCCGGTTACGCAGACGCCTTCCACGATGTTGCCCAGGGTGTTGGCAAGTACGTCGCCACGCTGCAGCAGCGTGCCGGCGTCTGA
- the cysM gene encoding cysteine synthase CysM, whose amino-acid sequence MTFLTLEDYVGRTPLVRLKRINAGRNNVILAKLEGNNPAGSVKDRPALSMIQHAEARGDIKPGDTLVEATSGNTGIALAMAAAMRGYKMILVMPENQSLERRQTMRAFGAELILTPREGGMEMARDVAERLRDEGRGIILDQFANADNPLAHYEGTGPELWEQTGGRITHFVSSMGTTGTIMGTSRFLKERNPAIRIVGCQPADGAQIPGIRKWPQEYLPKIYQADRVDQVESVAQAEAEEMTRRLAREEGIFAGISSGGAMAVAVRLAATLENAVIVSIVCDRGDRYLSTGVFPG is encoded by the coding sequence ATGACGTTTCTGACGCTTGAGGACTACGTTGGTCGCACACCCTTGGTGCGTCTGAAGCGGATCAATGCTGGGCGCAACAACGTGATCCTCGCCAAGCTGGAGGGCAATAACCCCGCCGGTTCGGTGAAAGATCGCCCCGCGTTGTCGATGATTCAGCATGCCGAGGCGCGCGGCGACATCAAGCCCGGTGATACGCTGGTGGAAGCCACCAGTGGCAACACCGGTATCGCTTTGGCGATGGCCGCGGCGATGCGCGGCTACAAGATGATTCTCGTCATGCCCGAGAATCAGAGCTTGGAGCGGCGCCAGACGATGCGTGCGTTTGGCGCGGAGTTGATCCTCACGCCGCGCGAAGGCGGCATGGAGATGGCTCGCGATGTTGCGGAACGCCTGCGCGACGAGGGGCGGGGCATCATCCTTGATCAGTTTGCCAATGCGGACAACCCGCTCGCTCACTACGAGGGCACTGGGCCTGAACTCTGGGAGCAAACCGGCGGGCGCATTACCCACTTTGTTAGCAGCATGGGTACCACCGGTACGATCATGGGAACGTCGCGCTTTCTCAAGGAGCGAAACCCGGCCATCCGCATCGTTGGTTGTCAGCCAGCCGATGGCGCCCAAATTCCCGGTATCCGGAAGTGGCCCCAGGAATATCTGCCGAAGATCTATCAGGCGGATCGCGTCGACCAGGTCGAGTCGGTGGCTCAGGCGGAAGCGGAAGAGATGACGCGTCGCCTGGCGCGTGAGGAAGGCATTTTTGCAGGCATTTCATCGGGCGGCGCCATGGCAGTGGCTGTGCGCCTAGCGGCCACGCTTGAGAATGCAGTGATCGTGTCCATCGTCTGCGATCGTGGAGACCGCTACCTCTCCACCGGGGTGTTTCCGGGGTGA
- the thrS gene encoding threonine--tRNA ligase produces the protein MPNVRLPDGSVRSFEKSVTVADVAANIGAGLARATLAGRVNGTLVDASHLIESDCELSILTAKDAEGLEVIRHSTAHLLAYAVKELFPEAQVTIGPVIENGFYYDFSFPRGFTPDDLVRIEERMAELSRRDIPVVREEWARDAAVEFFKGIGEAYKAEIIASIPADQTISLYREGDFVDLCRGPHVPSTGKLKHFKLMSVAGAYWRGDSRNEQLQRIYGTAWASKEDLDAYLHMIEEAEKRDHRKLAKVLDLFHLQDEAPGMVFWHPKGWTLWQQIEQYMRRRLDAAGYSEVKTPLVMDRVLWERSGHWENYRENMFVTESEKRDYAVKPMNCPGHVQIFNHGLRSYRELPLRLAEFGSCHRNEPSGALHGLMRVRGFVQDDAHIFCTEDQVVSEVQSFNDLLMAVYRDFGFKDVVVKLSLRPEKRAGSDEVWDKAEQGLRDALKASGVEWVELPGEGAFYGPKIEYHIKDALGRSWQCGTMQLDFVLPERLDAEYVAEDNTRKRPVMLHRAILGSLERFIGILIENFAGNFPLWLAPKQAVVMSISEHQADYAEDVARALIAAGFRVETDLRSEKISYKIREHSLQKLPYQLVVGEKEKAAGVVAVRARGGQDLGQMPLDQLLDRWRHEVETRGSAA, from the coding sequence ATGCCTAACGTGCGTCTGCCGGATGGTTCGGTCCGGTCCTTCGAAAAGTCGGTAACTGTCGCCGATGTGGCGGCGAACATTGGCGCAGGCCTTGCTCGGGCGACCCTTGCAGGGCGTGTGAATGGCACCCTTGTGGATGCGAGCCACCTCATTGAGTCGGACTGCGAGCTCTCGATCCTGACGGCCAAGGATGCCGAAGGTCTTGAAGTGATCCGCCACTCTACGGCCCACCTGCTGGCGTATGCCGTGAAGGAGTTGTTTCCCGAGGCGCAGGTCACCATCGGCCCGGTCATCGAAAACGGCTTCTACTACGACTTCTCGTTCCCGCGCGGCTTCACGCCTGATGACCTCGTGCGTATCGAGGAGCGTATGGCTGAACTGTCCCGCCGCGACATCCCGGTGGTACGCGAAGAGTGGGCTCGTGATGCTGCAGTCGAGTTTTTCAAGGGGATTGGCGAGGCTTACAAGGCGGAGATCATCGCCAGCATTCCAGCGGACCAGACAATCTCGCTCTATCGCGAGGGCGACTTCGTCGATCTGTGTCGCGGCCCGCACGTGCCGTCTACGGGCAAGCTCAAGCACTTCAAGCTGATGTCGGTCGCTGGTGCCTACTGGCGTGGTGACTCGCGTAACGAGCAGTTGCAGCGGATCTACGGCACGGCATGGGCAAGCAAAGAAGATCTTGATGCCTACCTGCATATGATCGAAGAGGCGGAAAAGCGCGATCACCGCAAGCTGGCCAAAGTGCTCGACCTGTTCCATCTCCAGGATGAGGCGCCCGGGATGGTTTTCTGGCACCCCAAGGGCTGGACTTTGTGGCAGCAGATCGAGCAGTACATGCGTCGGCGTCTCGATGCTGCGGGATACAGTGAAGTAAAGACACCATTGGTCATGGATCGCGTCCTATGGGAGCGCTCTGGCCACTGGGAGAACTACCGTGAGAACATGTTCGTCACGGAGTCGGAAAAGCGCGACTACGCTGTGAAGCCGATGAACTGTCCTGGCCATGTTCAGATCTTCAATCACGGTCTGCGCTCTTACCGCGAGCTTCCCTTGCGTCTTGCAGAGTTCGGATCCTGTCATCGCAACGAGCCTTCTGGTGCCTTGCATGGCCTGATGCGGGTTCGTGGCTTCGTGCAGGACGACGCGCATATCTTCTGTACCGAAGATCAGGTGGTTTCCGAAGTGCAGTCGTTCAACGATCTGCTGATGGCGGTGTACCGCGATTTCGGCTTCAAGGATGTCGTCGTCAAGCTATCGCTTCGGCCGGAAAAGCGTGCCGGGTCGGACGAGGTCTGGGATAAGGCGGAGCAGGGCTTGCGTGACGCGCTGAAGGCGTCAGGCGTCGAGTGGGTGGAGCTCCCCGGCGAGGGGGCGTTCTATGGTCCGAAGATCGAGTACCACATCAAGGATGCGCTGGGTCGCTCGTGGCAGTGCGGCACGATGCAGCTGGATTTCGTGTTGCCGGAGCGTCTCGATGCCGAGTACGTCGCCGAAGACAACACGCGCAAGCGTCCCGTCATGCTGCACCGCGCGATCCTCGGTTCGCTCGAGCGCTTTATTGGCATCCTGATCGAGAACTTTGCCGGCAATTTCCCGCTGTGGTTGGCACCGAAGCAGGCCGTCGTAATGAGCATCTCGGAGCATCAGGCGGACTACGCTGAGGATGTTGCTCGCGCGCTGATTGCGGCTGGATTCCGCGTCGAGACGGATTTGCGCAGCGAGAAAATTTCCTATAAAATTCGAGAACATAGCTTGCAAAAGCTACCCTATCAGCTGGTCGTCGGTGAGAAAGAAAAGGCGGCTGGCGTAGTGGCCGTACGTGCCCGAGGCGGTCAAGATCTTGGCCAAATGCCTCTCGATCAATTGCTCGATCGCTGGCGCCACGAGGTGGAAACCCGTGGCAGTGCGGCTTAA
- the infC gene encoding translation initiation factor IF-3 yields the protein MAQEKPQRLNGEINVSEVRLVGEEGEQLGIVATRQALEMAEEAGLDLVEIAPLAKPPVCKLMDYGKFKYQESKKAHEAKLKQKQIQVKEVKLRPGTDENDYQIKLRNMTRFLQEGDKVKVTLRFRGREMAHQEFGVRQLERIKADLEAVGTVEQFPKLEGRQMIMVLAPSKKKQPV from the coding sequence ATCGCTCAGGAAAAGCCGCAGCGCCTTAACGGAGAAATCAATGTTTCCGAAGTGCGCTTGGTAGGAGAAGAAGGCGAGCAGCTCGGTATCGTTGCGACGCGACAAGCACTTGAAATGGCCGAAGAGGCCGGGCTTGATCTCGTTGAAATCGCGCCGCTCGCAAAGCCGCCAGTCTGCAAGCTTATGGACTACGGCAAGTTCAAGTACCAAGAGTCCAAGAAGGCGCACGAGGCCAAGCTCAAGCAGAAGCAGATTCAGGTCAAGGAAGTCAAGCTCCGTCCGGGCACCGACGAGAATGACTACCAGATCAAGCTTCGCAACATGACGCGCTTCCTGCAGGAGGGCGACAAGGTCAAAGTGACCCTTCGCTTCCGCGGCCGCGAAATGGCTCACCAGGAGTTTGGTGTGCGCCAGCTGGAGCGGATCAAGGCTGATCTTGAGGCAGTGGGCACGGTTGAACAGTTTCCGAAGCTCGAAGGGCGCCAGATGATCATGGTTCTGGCGCCGAGCAAGAAGAAGCAGCCGGTCTGA